In Streptomyces sp. NBC_01426, one genomic interval encodes:
- a CDS encoding PP2C family protein-serine/threonine phosphatase has translation MDPRPPPPRTRRHGEPRLALLAVPFALIAVVTLVDVLAPPEVHLGPFLVAAPALTASFAGPRTTGIVGAVAVLAQVVVAVSRTTLTDLNHTFQIIALILISAFVTFFAHLREVHEAQLTQLRSVAEAAQQVVLRPLRERMGPLRVASVYLAAEAEALIGGDLYAAARTAHGTRLLIGDVRGKGLDAVGEAAVVLGAFRAAAHLDAGLPELVARLDAAVAADRDEEDGTPGRPEGEGFTTAAVVDVPDRGTTVEVVSCGHPPPLLLRGDRVVALEVAHPAPPLGLAELVDFGYTAQSFAFEPGDVLLLYTDGVIEARDASGAFYPLPDRAAAARPGAAGPEALLRRLCADLLRHSPGGRLGDDAAMVAVERLAPRAGPDPKGTT, from the coding sequence ATGGACCCTCGGCCGCCGCCCCCGCGCACCCGCCGGCACGGGGAACCGCGCCTCGCGCTCCTGGCGGTCCCGTTCGCCCTGATCGCGGTCGTCACCCTGGTGGACGTACTGGCACCCCCCGAGGTCCATCTCGGCCCCTTCCTCGTCGCCGCCCCGGCGCTCACGGCCTCCTTCGCCGGGCCCCGGACGACCGGCATCGTGGGCGCGGTGGCCGTGCTCGCCCAGGTGGTGGTCGCGGTCAGCCGGACCACCCTCACGGACCTCAACCACACCTTCCAGATCATCGCCCTGATCCTGATCTCGGCCTTCGTGACCTTCTTCGCCCACTTGCGTGAGGTCCACGAGGCGCAGCTCACGCAGTTGCGTTCGGTCGCAGAGGCCGCCCAACAGGTCGTCCTGCGACCCCTGCGCGAACGGATGGGGCCCCTGCGGGTGGCGTCCGTCTACCTGGCCGCCGAGGCCGAGGCCCTGATCGGCGGCGACCTGTACGCGGCCGCCCGCACCGCCCACGGCACCCGCCTGCTCATCGGGGACGTCCGGGGCAAGGGCCTGGACGCCGTCGGGGAGGCGGCCGTCGTGCTCGGCGCCTTCCGGGCCGCAGCCCACCTGGACGCCGGGCTGCCCGAGCTGGTCGCCCGACTGGACGCTGCCGTCGCCGCCGACAGGGACGAGGAGGACGGCACGCCCGGCAGGCCGGAGGGCGAGGGCTTCACCACCGCCGCCGTGGTCGACGTCCCGGACCGGGGGACGACCGTGGAGGTCGTCAGCTGCGGGCACCCGCCACCGCTGCTGCTGCGCGGCGACCGGGTCGTCGCGCTGGAGGTGGCGCACCCGGCGCCGCCGCTGGGCCTCGCGGAACTCGTGGACTTCGGATACACCGCGCAGTCCTTCGCCTTCGAACCGGGGGACGTCCTGCTGCTCTACACGGACGGCGTCATCGAGGCCCGCGACGCGTCCGGCGCCTTCTACCCGCTCCCGGACCGGGCCGCCGCCGCCCGCCCCGGCGCAGCCGGCCCGGAAGCCCTGCTGCGCCGGCTCTGCGCGGACCTGCTCCGACACTCGCCCGGCGGCCGGCTGGGCGACGACGCGGCGATGGTCGCCGTCGAACGCCTGGCCCCCCGGGCCGGCCCCGACCCGAAAGGGACGACCTAG